One Hyphomicrobium sp. CS1GBMeth3 DNA segment encodes these proteins:
- the thrS gene encoding threonine--tRNA ligase: protein MSDAGSEVTITFPDGKSRKVAAGTTGLEIAKSISPSLAKRTVAMSLDGALADLSDAITKDASIKFVSRTDPEALELIRHDAAHVMAEAVQELWPGTQVTIGPVIENGFFYDFAKQQPFEPEDIPKIEKKMSEIIARNAPFTKEVWSRDEAKTFFRDKGELFKVELVDAIPGDQEIKIYKQGTWLDLCRGPHMTSVGQIGKAFKLMKFAGAYWRGDANNPQLQRIYGTAFATEDELKDYLHRLEEAEKRDHRKLGREMDLFHFQEEAPGSVFWHPKGWTLFQTLIAYMRRAQQRAGYEEVNSPDMMEKHFWELSGHWENYGENMFTTTLPDERVFCCKPMNCPGHVQIFKHGLKSYRDLPLKIAEFGKVHRYEPSGALHGMLRVRHFTQDDAHIFITEDQIMEECLKINDLMLEIYKDFGFEDIFIKLSTRPEKRVGADELWDKAEKALSDVLDEVTKRSNGRIKTALQPGEGAFYGPKLEYVLKDAIGREWQCGTTQVDFNLAGRLGAFYIDEHSQKKTPVMIHRAMFGSLERFTGILIENYAGHFPLWLAPLQVVVAPIVSDANDYALEVVEKAKAAGLRIESDLRNEKINLKVREHSLAKVPVILVVGKREAEERKVSIRRLGSQEQTVTSLDEALASLKSEATPPDLR, encoded by the coding sequence ATGTCGGACGCAGGTTCCGAAGTCACGATCACGTTCCCGGACGGCAAGAGCCGCAAGGTCGCCGCGGGAACGACGGGTCTCGAGATCGCCAAGTCGATCTCCCCGTCACTCGCCAAGCGCACGGTGGCCATGAGCCTCGACGGCGCGCTGGCCGACCTTTCCGACGCCATCACGAAAGACGCTTCGATCAAGTTCGTGTCGCGCACGGACCCGGAGGCGCTCGAGCTGATCCGCCACGACGCCGCGCACGTCATGGCCGAAGCCGTGCAGGAGCTGTGGCCCGGCACGCAGGTCACGATCGGCCCGGTGATCGAGAACGGCTTCTTCTACGACTTCGCCAAGCAGCAGCCGTTCGAGCCGGAAGACATTCCGAAGATCGAAAAGAAGATGTCGGAGATCATCGCCCGCAACGCACCCTTCACGAAAGAGGTGTGGAGCCGCGACGAGGCGAAGACGTTTTTCCGCGACAAGGGCGAGCTGTTCAAGGTCGAGCTGGTCGACGCGATCCCCGGGGATCAAGAGATCAAGATCTACAAGCAGGGCACGTGGCTCGATCTCTGCCGCGGCCCGCACATGACGTCCGTCGGCCAGATCGGCAAGGCCTTCAAGCTGATGAAGTTCGCGGGCGCCTACTGGCGCGGCGACGCCAACAATCCGCAGCTTCAGCGCATCTATGGCACGGCCTTCGCGACGGAGGACGAGCTCAAGGACTACCTGCATCGACTGGAGGAAGCCGAGAAGCGCGACCACCGTAAGCTCGGTCGCGAGATGGACCTGTTCCATTTCCAGGAGGAGGCACCGGGCTCCGTCTTCTGGCACCCAAAAGGATGGACGCTCTTCCAGACGCTGATCGCCTACATGCGCCGCGCGCAACAGCGCGCCGGCTACGAGGAGGTCAACTCTCCCGACATGATGGAAAAGCATTTCTGGGAGCTCTCCGGCCACTGGGAGAACTACGGAGAGAACATGTTTACGACGACGCTCCCCGATGAGCGCGTGTTCTGCTGCAAGCCCATGAACTGCCCCGGCCACGTGCAGATCTTCAAGCACGGCCTCAAGAGCTACCGCGATCTGCCGCTCAAGATCGCCGAGTTCGGCAAAGTGCACCGCTACGAGCCGTCGGGTGCGCTGCACGGCATGCTGCGCGTGCGCCACTTCACGCAGGACGACGCGCACATCTTCATCACCGAAGATCAGATCATGGAGGAATGCCTCAAGATCAACGATCTGATGCTCGAGATCTACAAGGACTTCGGTTTCGAGGACATCTTCATCAAGCTCTCGACGCGCCCCGAAAAGCGCGTCGGCGCGGACGAGCTGTGGGACAAGGCCGAGAAGGCGCTCTCCGACGTGCTCGACGAGGTGACGAAGCGCTCGAACGGCCGCATCAAGACGGCGCTGCAGCCGGGCGAAGGCGCCTTCTACGGCCCCAAGCTCGAGTACGTGCTGAAGGACGCCATCGGCCGCGAATGGCAGTGCGGCACGACGCAGGTAGACTTCAACCTCGCGGGTCGCCTCGGCGCGTTCTACATCGACGAGCATTCGCAGAAGAAGACGCCGGTGATGATCCACCGTGCCATGTTTGGCTCGTTGGAGCGCTTCACGGGCATCCTGATCGAGAACTACGCCGGCCACTTCCCGCTGTGGCTTGCGCCGCTACAGGTCGTCGTCGCGCCGATCGTCTCGGATGCCAACGATTACGCTTTGGAAGTGGTGGAGAAGGCGAAGGCGGCGGGCCTGCGTATCGAGAGCGATCTCAGGAACGAGAAGATCAACCTCAAGGTCCGCGAGCACTCACTCGCCAAGGTCCCGGTCATCCTCGTCGTCGGCAAGCGCGAGGCGGAGGAGCGCAAAGTCTCCATCCGCCGCCTCGGCTCGCAGGAGCAGACGGTGACGTCGCTGGACGAAGCGCTCGCATCTCTCAAGTCCGAAGCCACTCCGCCCGATTTGCGGTGA